CGATTGACACCAAGAGATATTGCATCAGTTGGTTCCGTCTGTAGGCGACTTTATGAGCTGACAAAAAATGAGGATCTTTGGCGGATGGTCTGTCAAAATGCATGGGGTTGTGAGACTACTCGTGTTTTAGAGACGGTTCCTGGTGCTAAGAGACTTGGGTGGGTAAGGCTGGCAAGGGAATTGACCACTCTTGAAGCAGCTGCATGGAGGAAACTTACTGTTGGAGGTGCTGTTGAACCTTCACGGTGCAACTTTAGTGCTTGTGCTGTTGGTAATCGTGTTGTGCTTTTTGGTGGTGAAGGGGTAAACATGCAACCAATGAATGACACCTTTGTGTTGGATCTAAATTCAAGCAACCCTGAGTGGCAACATGTCCAGGTGAGCTCTCCTCCACCAGGTCGTTGGGGACATACACTATCTTGTGTAAATGGGTCTCATCTGGTGGTATTCGGAGGTTGTGGAAGGCAGGGCCTGCTCAATGATGTTTTTGTGCTAGATTTGGATGCAAAGCCTCCAACCTGGCGAGAGATCTCAGGATTGGCTCCACCACTTCCTAGATCATGGCACAGCTCCTGCACTCTCGATGGGACTAAGCTGATTGTTTCTGGTGGTTGTGCAGATTCAGGAGTACTGCTTAGTGATACTTTCCTGCTTGATCTTTCAATGGAAAAACCTGTGTGGAGAGAGATACCTGTAGCATGGACCCCACCTTCACGCTTGGGTCACACACTGTCAGTATATGGTGGTAGGAAAATACTGATGTTTGGGGGTCTTGCTAAGAGTGGTCCACTCCGGTTCCGTTCCAGTGATGTATTCACGATGGATTTAAGTGAAGAGGAACCATGTTGGAGATGTGTAACTGGGAGTGGAATGCCTGGTGCTGGAAATCCAGGTGGCATAGCTCCCCCTCCAAGACTCGATCATGTTGCTGTGAGCCTTCCTGGTGGAAGAATCCTCATCTTTGGTGGGTCTGTTGCTGGTCTTCACTCAGCTTCCCAACTTTATATCCTGGACCCAACCGATGAAAAACCTACGTGGAGGATACTGAATGTGCCAGGGCGACCTCCGAGGTTTGCTTGGGGTCACAGTACTTGTGTTGTTGGTGGGACAAGGGCGATTGTACTCGGCGGGCAAACAGGTGAGGAGTGGATGTTAACTGAGCTCCACGAACTATCGCTGGCAAGTTCGGTTATCTGATCATCATCATTGTCATGGCTAAAAGAGGAAAATAAAATAGTAATCCGTTATCCATTCAAAATGAGTTTCACCACTTCCAAGATTGAGATACAATTCTCACAACTGGATTGGTGAAGACCCTTTGGTTAATAgggaagaaaaaaagggaaaagaaaagaaaagaaaagaaaaagaaagaaaagagacgAGACGAAAAAGATGATGTGGTGATGGCAGTGACTTTTGTAATAGTTGAAGCCATGTGGTGTACCAGGTTGGTCTGGCTCgggataaaaatttgaaatgagaaacttggaaaaattgttcttttgttttggtttatttttgtaAGGTTTGTGTGAACTGCCTGACAATACTCACCATGGATTATTCTTGCTTCTTAGGATATAGCAGTATTTGATAGACAGACAGACAGACAGGTaggtaatatatatatagggTAGTAGTTGTTGTGCCCCATCCGTTTAATTGATGTATtctgtaattaaaaaaaattgcgaAAGAGGGATCTtgcattttctttattattattactattattattgacTAAGGTTTTTAATTCTAAGACTTTAAGGTCTTCGCAAACAATTTTTTTCCCTTACATTCCTTTTAAACTTAACCATCTGGATTTATTAAATCAGTTAACAGATCCAAAGAAACAAACACAATAAAGTCCCGATTACACAataatcaaaaaagaaaataaaaggtcgCCTAAAATAAAACCATATGCTTTGAAAACCACTAAAACTGATGATATTTTAGGGGCTTCAAAATTAATCCTAATTACCCAGCTGATTTgatcccaagtagcctcctctcttcatcttttatcatttttatttcagTTTCTGGAAGAATTGACCCTCTTTTTTCTCAAAGTATTTTTACCCCTTACGTCTTAAATATTGATTACTAAAGTTAATATTTCATgccatttat
The sequence above is drawn from the Gossypium hirsutum isolate 1008001.06 chromosome A05, Gossypium_hirsutum_v2.1, whole genome shotgun sequence genome and encodes:
- the LOC107907349 gene encoding adagio protein 1, producing the protein MEWDSNSDLSGDEDEGFLLNDGAPVPFPIPTSLQTAPCGFVVTDALESDHPIIYVNTVFEMVTGYRAEEVLGRNCRFLQCRGPFAKRRHPLVDSTVVSEIRRCLDEGIEFQGELLNFRKDGSPLMNRLRLTPIYGDDETITHVIGIQFFTEANIDLGPVSVTSIKESLKSSDRSRSGFSAFCPVVVGDRNVSRGLCGILQLSDEVLSLKILSRLTPRDIASVGSVCRRLYELTKNEDLWRMVCQNAWGCETTRVLETVPGAKRLGWVRLARELTTLEAAAWRKLTVGGAVEPSRCNFSACAVGNRVVLFGGEGVNMQPMNDTFVLDLNSSNPEWQHVQVSSPPPGRWGHTLSCVNGSHLVVFGGCGRQGLLNDVFVLDLDAKPPTWREISGLAPPLPRSWHSSCTLDGTKLIVSGGCADSGVLLSDTFLLDLSMEKPVWREIPVAWTPPSRLGHTLSVYGGRKILMFGGLAKSGPLRFRSSDVFTMDLSEEEPCWRCVTGSGMPGAGNPGGIAPPPRLDHVAVSLPGGRILIFGGSVAGLHSASQLYILDPTDEKPTWRILNVPGRPPRFAWGHSTCVVGGTRAIVLGGQTGEEWMLTELHELSLASSVI